In Halogeometricum sp. S1BR25-6, a single genomic region encodes these proteins:
- a CDS encoding HalOD1 output domain-containing protein has product MSECQTICVSSEGDVCFAVVDAVSELTATDPLELEPLGTVVDTDAVETLFGSAPSGTVRHDADLSFRYEGCDVTVENDGTVSATRAPSTAAGFESEHPSAAADVETAAGGRGDADSR; this is encoded by the coding sequence ATGAGTGAGTGTCAAACTATCTGCGTTAGTTCGGAGGGGGACGTCTGTTTCGCCGTGGTCGATGCCGTGTCCGAACTCACGGCCACCGATCCGCTCGAACTCGAACCGCTGGGGACCGTCGTCGACACCGACGCCGTTGAGACGCTGTTCGGTTCGGCCCCGTCCGGGACCGTCCGACACGACGCCGACCTGTCGTTCCGGTACGAGGGCTGCGACGTGACCGTCGAGAACGACGGAACCGTCTCGGCCACGCGCGCGCCGTCGACGGCGGCGGGGTTCGAGTCCGAGCACCCCAGCGCTGCCGCCGACGTGGAGACGGCGGCGGGCGGCCGAGGCGATGCCGACTCGCGGTAA
- a CDS encoding A24 family peptidase, whose translation MVASVPDLLRLVVLPLLGWAAWRDIETRRVPSVVWYPLVALGAVLLAWESLGHLAFRPVDQLYFLRVGISLLFVAPLSYVFWRLGGFGGADAKALITISILLPTFPQYLLPGFGLPVVRTTLGVFSMTVLTNTVVLAVGYPLALGVRNLFDGHAELPLMLLGRRVSVASLSTAHGRLFETTTGYTRNGLDIDALRMYLRWRGTTLAELRERPDRLRDPNSITETHDPTDGAVGDGMAVDGGSVAAEDPWGAEAFLEDIDSTAYGTTPEKLRDGLQVVAAREEVWISPGIPFLVPMFLGTVVAFTYGDIVFGVVGALGLV comes from the coding sequence ATGGTCGCCTCCGTACCGGACCTCCTCCGACTCGTCGTCCTGCCCCTTCTGGGATGGGCGGCGTGGCGGGACATCGAAACGCGACGGGTTCCCTCCGTCGTGTGGTATCCCCTCGTCGCCCTCGGCGCGGTGCTCCTCGCGTGGGAGTCGCTCGGACATCTCGCCTTCCGACCCGTCGACCAGTTGTACTTCCTGCGCGTCGGTATCAGCCTCCTGTTCGTCGCGCCCCTCTCGTACGTGTTCTGGCGACTCGGCGGGTTCGGCGGCGCCGACGCGAAGGCGCTCATCACCATCTCGATACTGCTGCCGACGTTCCCGCAGTACCTCCTGCCGGGGTTCGGACTCCCCGTCGTCAGGACGACGCTCGGCGTGTTCTCGATGACCGTCCTGACGAACACCGTCGTGCTCGCGGTGGGGTATCCGCTCGCCCTCGGCGTCCGGAACCTCTTCGACGGGCACGCCGAACTCCCCCTCATGCTCCTCGGTCGCCGGGTGTCCGTCGCCTCGCTATCGACGGCGCACGGTCGCCTGTTCGAGACGACGACGGGGTACACCAGAAACGGCCTCGACATCGACGCCCTGCGGATGTACCTCCGCTGGCGGGGGACGACGCTGGCGGAACTGCGCGAGCGACCGGACCGACTCCGCGACCCGAACAGCATCACCGAGACGCACGACCCGACGGACGGCGCCGTCGGCGACGGGATGGCCGTCGACGGCGGTTCGGTCGCGGCTGAGGACCCCTGGGGTGCCGAGGCGTTCCTCGAAGACATCGACTCGACGGCATACGGGACGACGCCGGAGAAACTCCGCGACGGCCTCCAAGTGGTCGCCGCCCGCGAGGAGGTGTGGATATCGCCGGGCATCCCGTTCCTCGTCCCGATGTTCCTCGGCACCGTCGTCGCGTTCACCTACGGCGACATCGTCTTCGGCGTCGTCGGCGCACTCGGTCTGGTCTGA
- the hisI gene encoding phosphoribosyl-AMP cyclohydrolase gives MTDDVEVDFGADGLVPAVAQDADSGEVLMLAYVSPEALERTRETGRAHYYSRSRDELWEKGATSGHTQSVEEVRVDCDADTLLYLVDQTGGACHTGHRSCFYRTVDGEEVGETVFDPDDVY, from the coding sequence ATGACAGACGACGTCGAGGTCGACTTCGGGGCGGACGGTCTCGTCCCCGCGGTGGCGCAGGACGCCGACTCCGGCGAGGTGCTGATGCTCGCGTACGTCTCGCCCGAGGCCCTCGAACGCACCCGCGAGACGGGCCGCGCGCACTACTACTCCCGCAGTCGGGACGAACTCTGGGAGAAGGGGGCGACGAGCGGACACACCCAGTCCGTCGAGGAGGTGCGCGTCGACTGCGACGCCGACACTCTCCTCTACCTCGTCGACCAGACCGGCGGCGCGTGTCACACGGGCCACCGCTCGTGTTTCTACCGCACCGTCGACGGCGAGGAGGTCGGCGAGACGGTGTTCGACCCCGACGACGTCTACTGA
- a CDS encoding DUF7576 family protein, translated as MPTRGNPTDRPAGEPASTEFRVGRVTVGRWTLMRYPDDEAPDESRRRDDEVAEECHRSDADANGKLCAACGEAVDPTRRHPAAVAPADPSTVYLFCSAVCRTAWIDDGEHGRRDG; from the coding sequence ATGCCGACTCGCGGTAATCCGACCGACCGTCCCGCCGGCGAACCGGCGTCGACGGAGTTCCGCGTCGGGCGCGTCACCGTCGGCAGGTGGACGCTGATGCGGTATCCGGACGACGAAGCCCCCGACGAGAGCCGTCGCCGGGACGACGAAGTTGCCGAGGAGTGTCACCGCTCGGACGCCGACGCGAACGGGAAACTGTGCGCCGCCTGTGGGGAGGCGGTCGACCCGACGCGCCGCCATCCGGCCGCCGTCGCGCCGGCGGACCCCTCGACGGTCTACCTGTTCTGCAGCGCGGTCTGCAGGACAGCGTGGATAGACGACGGCGAGCATGGCCGACGCGACGGCTAA